Proteins encoded in a region of the Triticum dicoccoides isolate Atlit2015 ecotype Zavitan chromosome 3A, WEW_v2.0, whole genome shotgun sequence genome:
- the LOC119270049 gene encoding uncharacterized protein LOC119270049 isoform X2, with amino-acid sequence MAHQDNPPCEGFEYISDLGERSYGSISGKIMNLSNGHHLVGQYVQEVMIKKGVHLKMKHFDILKQFQHSCAIPLLNFYPESMNMGRLIIPKVDDAFDNCFLGIETEVLFDSDGGMNRFFRNSVIELCDMINKLHGMNFILKDGITVPNLYVQKLSDGQIKIMFLLSEVKESKQTSAEGRSDWNSLKVLVERCFSEKHVQMKSVTRSWINFIGQQSFTIDKMRGYPDNWNWVRKGEYLMTLKSRDHRALQNSLRGTGITWPDEPLPYELQIIVDSSASEGRHYSKEVPLHYLVMLANAYKHFYSMGLHDIFGDLEAFVKYIEVWTTTIWTELFEIIGIKYVREILW; translated from the exons ATGGCGCATCAAGATAATCCCCCCTGTGAG GGCTTTGAGTACATTTCTGACCTAGGGGAGCGTTCATATGGGTCTATTTCTGGAAAAATAATGAATCTCTCCAACGGACATCATCTTGTTGGACAATATGTCCAAGAAGTTATGATCAAGAAGGGTGTGCATTTGAAGATGAAACACTTTGATATCCTGAAGCAGTTTCAACATTCCTGCGCTATACCTCTTCTCAACTTTTACCCAGAATCTATGAATATGGGCAGATTAATAATACCCAAAGTCGATGATGCATTTGACAATTGTTTTCTTGGGATAGAAACAGAAGTTCTATTTGATTCAGATGGAGGAATGAATAGATTTTTCAGAAATTCTGTCAT TGAGCTATGTGATATGATAAACAAACTCCACGGGATGAATTTCATTCTGAAAGATGGTATAACTGTGCCTAATTTATATGTACAGAAGCTATCAGATGGTCAGATAAAAATCATGTTCCTCCTGTCAGAAG taaaagaatcaaaacaaactagTGCTGAAGGAAGGTCAGATTGGAACTCACTCAAAGTGCTTGTGGAGCGGTGCTTCTCAGAGAAACATGTTCAGATGAAGTCTGTCACGAGATCGTGGATAAATTTTATTGGACAACAGTCATTTACCATTGACAAGATGAGAGGGTACCCTGATAACTGGAACTGGGTAAGGAAAGGGGAGTACCTAATGACCCTTAAATCGAGGGATCATCGGGCGCTGCAAAATTCACTAAGAGGGACTGGTATTACATGGCCTGATGAACCATTGCCTTATGAACTGCAAATTATAGTTGATTCATCAGCATCTGAAGGGCGTCATTACAGTAAGGAGGTTCCACTCCACTACCTGGTAATGCTCGCTAACGCTTATAAGCATTTCTACTCAATGGGTCTCCATGATATTTTCGGGGACCTGGAAGCCTTTGTGAAGTATATCGAAGTGTGGACGACCACAATTTGGACTGAGCTGTTTGAGATAATAG GCATCAAGTATGTCAGGGAAATATTATGGTAA
- the LOC119270049 gene encoding uncharacterized protein LOC119270049 isoform X1 has translation MAHQDNPPCEGFEYISDLGERSYGSISGKIMNLSNGHHLVGQYVQEVMIKKGVHLKMKHFDILKQFQHSCAIPLLNFYPESMNMGRLIIPKVDDAFDNCFLGIETEVLFDSDGGMNRFFRNSVIELCDMINKLHGMNFILKDGITVPNLYVQKLSDGQIKIMFLLSEVKESKQTSAEGRSDWNSLKVLVERCFSEKHVQMKSVTRSWINFIGQQSFTIDKMRGYPDNWNWVRKGEYLMTLKSRDHRALQNSLRGTGITWPDEPLPYELQIIVDSSASEGRHYSKEVPLHYLVMLANAYKHFYSMGLHDIFGDLEAFVKYIEVWTTTIWTELFEIIGWPVSLHGIKYVREILW, from the exons ATGGCGCATCAAGATAATCCCCCCTGTGAG GGCTTTGAGTACATTTCTGACCTAGGGGAGCGTTCATATGGGTCTATTTCTGGAAAAATAATGAATCTCTCCAACGGACATCATCTTGTTGGACAATATGTCCAAGAAGTTATGATCAAGAAGGGTGTGCATTTGAAGATGAAACACTTTGATATCCTGAAGCAGTTTCAACATTCCTGCGCTATACCTCTTCTCAACTTTTACCCAGAATCTATGAATATGGGCAGATTAATAATACCCAAAGTCGATGATGCATTTGACAATTGTTTTCTTGGGATAGAAACAGAAGTTCTATTTGATTCAGATGGAGGAATGAATAGATTTTTCAGAAATTCTGTCAT TGAGCTATGTGATATGATAAACAAACTCCACGGGATGAATTTCATTCTGAAAGATGGTATAACTGTGCCTAATTTATATGTACAGAAGCTATCAGATGGTCAGATAAAAATCATGTTCCTCCTGTCAGAAG taaaagaatcaaaacaaactagTGCTGAAGGAAGGTCAGATTGGAACTCACTCAAAGTGCTTGTGGAGCGGTGCTTCTCAGAGAAACATGTTCAGATGAAGTCTGTCACGAGATCGTGGATAAATTTTATTGGACAACAGTCATTTACCATTGACAAGATGAGAGGGTACCCTGATAACTGGAACTGGGTAAGGAAAGGGGAGTACCTAATGACCCTTAAATCGAGGGATCATCGGGCGCTGCAAAATTCACTAAGAGGGACTGGTATTACATGGCCTGATGAACCATTGCCTTATGAACTGCAAATTATAGTTGATTCATCAGCATCTGAAGGGCGTCATTACAGTAAGGAGGTTCCACTCCACTACCTGGTAATGCTCGCTAACGCTTATAAGCATTTCTACTCAATGGGTCTCCATGATATTTTCGGGGACCTGGAAGCCTTTGTGAAGTATATCGAAGTGTGGACGACCACAATTTGGACTGAGCTGTTTGAGATAATAG GTTGGCCAGTTAGCCTGCATG GCATCAAGTATGTCAGGGAAATATTATGGTAA
- the LOC119270049 gene encoding uncharacterized protein LOC119270049 isoform X3: MAHQDNPPCEGFEYISDLGERSYGSISGKIMNLSNGHHLVGQYVQEVMIKKGVHLKMKHFDILKQFQHSCAIPLLNFYPESMNMGRLIIPKVDDAFDNCFLGIETEVLFDSDGGMNRFFRNSVIELCDMINKLHGMNFILKDGITVPNLYVQKLSDGQIKIMFLLSEVKESKQTSAEGRSDWNSLKVLVERCFSEKHVQMKSVTRSWINFIGQQSFTIDKMRGYPDNWNWVRKGEYLMTLKSRDHRALQNSLRGTGITWPDEPLPYELQIIVDSSASEGRHYSKEVPLHYLVMLANAYKHFYSMGLHDIFGDLEAFVKYIEVWTTTIWTELFEIIGWPVSLHGK; the protein is encoded by the exons ATGGCGCATCAAGATAATCCCCCCTGTGAG GGCTTTGAGTACATTTCTGACCTAGGGGAGCGTTCATATGGGTCTATTTCTGGAAAAATAATGAATCTCTCCAACGGACATCATCTTGTTGGACAATATGTCCAAGAAGTTATGATCAAGAAGGGTGTGCATTTGAAGATGAAACACTTTGATATCCTGAAGCAGTTTCAACATTCCTGCGCTATACCTCTTCTCAACTTTTACCCAGAATCTATGAATATGGGCAGATTAATAATACCCAAAGTCGATGATGCATTTGACAATTGTTTTCTTGGGATAGAAACAGAAGTTCTATTTGATTCAGATGGAGGAATGAATAGATTTTTCAGAAATTCTGTCAT TGAGCTATGTGATATGATAAACAAACTCCACGGGATGAATTTCATTCTGAAAGATGGTATAACTGTGCCTAATTTATATGTACAGAAGCTATCAGATGGTCAGATAAAAATCATGTTCCTCCTGTCAGAAG taaaagaatcaaaacaaactagTGCTGAAGGAAGGTCAGATTGGAACTCACTCAAAGTGCTTGTGGAGCGGTGCTTCTCAGAGAAACATGTTCAGATGAAGTCTGTCACGAGATCGTGGATAAATTTTATTGGACAACAGTCATTTACCATTGACAAGATGAGAGGGTACCCTGATAACTGGAACTGGGTAAGGAAAGGGGAGTACCTAATGACCCTTAAATCGAGGGATCATCGGGCGCTGCAAAATTCACTAAGAGGGACTGGTATTACATGGCCTGATGAACCATTGCCTTATGAACTGCAAATTATAGTTGATTCATCAGCATCTGAAGGGCGTCATTACAGTAAGGAGGTTCCACTCCACTACCTGGTAATGCTCGCTAACGCTTATAAGCATTTCTACTCAATGGGTCTCCATGATATTTTCGGGGACCTGGAAGCCTTTGTGAAGTATATCGAAGTGTGGACGACCACAATTTGGACTGAGCTGTTTGAGATAATAG GTTGGCCAGTTAGCCTGCATGGTAAATAA
- the LOC119270049 gene encoding uncharacterized protein LOC119270049 isoform X4 translates to MNLSNGHHLVGQYVQEVMIKKGVHLKMKHFDILKQFQHSCAIPLLNFYPESMNMGRLIIPKVDDAFDNCFLGIETEVLFDSDGGMNRFFRNSVIELCDMINKLHGMNFILKDGITVPNLYVQKLSDGQIKIMFLLSEVKESKQTSAEGRSDWNSLKVLVERCFSEKHVQMKSVTRSWINFIGQQSFTIDKMRGYPDNWNWVRKGEYLMTLKSRDHRALQNSLRGTGITWPDEPLPYELQIIVDSSASEGRHYSKEVPLHYLVMLANAYKHFYSMGLHDIFGDLEAFVKYIEVWTTTIWTELFEIIGWPVSLHGIKYVREILW, encoded by the exons ATGAATCTCTCCAACGGACATCATCTTGTTGGACAATATGTCCAAGAAGTTATGATCAAGAAGGGTGTGCATTTGAAGATGAAACACTTTGATATCCTGAAGCAGTTTCAACATTCCTGCGCTATACCTCTTCTCAACTTTTACCCAGAATCTATGAATATGGGCAGATTAATAATACCCAAAGTCGATGATGCATTTGACAATTGTTTTCTTGGGATAGAAACAGAAGTTCTATTTGATTCAGATGGAGGAATGAATAGATTTTTCAGAAATTCTGTCAT TGAGCTATGTGATATGATAAACAAACTCCACGGGATGAATTTCATTCTGAAAGATGGTATAACTGTGCCTAATTTATATGTACAGAAGCTATCAGATGGTCAGATAAAAATCATGTTCCTCCTGTCAGAAG taaaagaatcaaaacaaactagTGCTGAAGGAAGGTCAGATTGGAACTCACTCAAAGTGCTTGTGGAGCGGTGCTTCTCAGAGAAACATGTTCAGATGAAGTCTGTCACGAGATCGTGGATAAATTTTATTGGACAACAGTCATTTACCATTGACAAGATGAGAGGGTACCCTGATAACTGGAACTGGGTAAGGAAAGGGGAGTACCTAATGACCCTTAAATCGAGGGATCATCGGGCGCTGCAAAATTCACTAAGAGGGACTGGTATTACATGGCCTGATGAACCATTGCCTTATGAACTGCAAATTATAGTTGATTCATCAGCATCTGAAGGGCGTCATTACAGTAAGGAGGTTCCACTCCACTACCTGGTAATGCTCGCTAACGCTTATAAGCATTTCTACTCAATGGGTCTCCATGATATTTTCGGGGACCTGGAAGCCTTTGTGAAGTATATCGAAGTGTGGACGACCACAATTTGGACTGAGCTGTTTGAGATAATAG GTTGGCCAGTTAGCCTGCATG GCATCAAGTATGTCAGGGAAATATTATGGTAA